A window from Amblyomma americanum isolate KBUSLIRL-KWMA chromosome 7, ASM5285725v1, whole genome shotgun sequence encodes these proteins:
- the LOC144097510 gene encoding uncharacterized protein LOC144097510: MNAWVLALALLALTSTAMAGGYGGGHGAIILAGHGGGYGGGYGGGLGGYSKVVPGPSFLVNTVHRVHKISQGAALVGTAQHGGGYGGGFGGGFGGGYGGGFGGGHGGYGSHGW, translated from the exons ATGAACGCCTGG GTCCTCGCATTGGCACTCCTCGCCCTCACATCGACTGCAATGGCTGGAGGTTATGGCGGCGGCCATGGCGCTATCATTTTGGCTGGACACGGTGGCGGTTACGGCGGAGGATACGGAGGGGGACTCGGCGGATACAGCAAGGTAGTGCCTGGACCCTCGTTCCTCGTGAACACTGTCCACCGCGTACACAAGATCAGCCAGGGTGCAGCCCTCGTCGGAACGGCCCAGCACGGTGGGGGATACGGTGGAGGATTCGGCGGCGGATTCGGCGGAGGATACGGAGGAGGATTCGGCGGAGGACACGGCGGATATGGTAGCCACGGATG GTGA